The proteins below come from a single Rosa rugosa chromosome 2, drRosRugo1.1, whole genome shotgun sequence genomic window:
- the LOC133733711 gene encoding probable cyclic nucleotide-gated ion channel 20, chloroplastic, producing the protein MMKQISTLAGNQTPSHFVWEVVFTMAIIGLGLLLFALLIGNMHNFLQALGRRRLEMSLRRRDVEQWMSHRRLPDELGRLFHKQYALDMDLLWVPTNMVSLGLLQKDSSTESLRHHWLTFREMRRMLTDLGAKKWK; encoded by the exons ATGATGAAGCAAATTAGTACTCTGGCTGGAAACCAAACTCCAAGTCATTTTGTGTGGGAAGTTGTTTTTACAATGGCCATTATTGGCCTAGGTCTCCTACTTTTCGCTCTTCTCATAGGAAATATGCATAACTTTCTGCAGGCTCTTGGCCGGAG AAGGTTAGAAATGTCACTGAGACGTCGTGACGTTGAGCAGTGGATGAGCCATAGACGTTTGCCAGATGAACTAGGGAG GTTATTCCACAAGCAATATGCACTAGATATGGACTTGCTGTGGGTTCCAACCAATATGGTATCACTTGG ATTGCTTCAGAAGGACTCAAGCACAGAGTCTTTGAGACATCACTGGCTGACCTTCAGGGAGATGAGGAGAATGCTTACG